GGAATGGCCAAACATTTATCGGCGATATCGATCGACCACTGACTGGTCAAGTCaaccatacatgcatgcatgtagctcGATTTATTCATATCACCTTGTCGAGGAGCTCAGTTTTattctctctttattttatttaatctggTATCCCAAAATGTGAGGATATAATGTTGTAGCACACATTgttattataaaaaaagtatTTGTTTCTAAAAACAGTAACTGAGATTTAAAAGAATCAGTCAATCAACAAATAGACAACTCCTATATTCATTGGACTATATGTATGCCAAGCGTAAATAAAACAGATGCAATACGATGAACAAATTGTGCACTCCGCAACTAATTCTTAGTTTGCATAGCTATACTGTTGACTTCGttttcatgatatttttttatttttttttagagaagggtatctTTTACCTGGCTTCTATATCCAACCAaatatactagtaatatgcccgtgctaacgcaACGGCAATGTTTGACAATGTATTGTAATGCATTTTGAAGAAAATGttttatgatgaaaaaaattattgtcATAATATAATTTTCTGAATAATTATATACTTCAATGCTTACCTCATATACTGAATAAcaacatactacctccgtctcaaaaaaaaaaaagacaaaccctgggtttccgtgtccaactttgactatccgtcttatatgaattttttttataattcatattttcattgttgttagatgataaaacataattaatattttatgcgtgacttgtctttttattttttttcataatttttccaaataagacagacgatcaaacattgggcacggaaaccagggtttgtcttttttttttaggacggaagaAGTACAAGATATCATCTTGTTAAAATTTAATCCCAACAATCACAATTTAGAAATCACATCTCGATTTTCAACTGACAAACATAACAATAAATTGCATGCTCCACACTTTTTATCAATAAAATCAACTACAGAAATCacaaataaattgcatgctCCACACTTTTTATCAATAAAATCAACTACAGAAATCACAAATGACTAACACTTCTGTAGGAAGACAGAGCATATGCAATCAATGCTACTGGCAATAGAAAGGATGTTTCTCATTTGTATCACAGGACCATATTGTTTTAGCAATAGAAATTTATTGATCATGAACTTCAGTATTATAATAAATAAACTCCTCTCAAAGCCAAAATTATGACCTACAGACCAAGACTCCCTGCCTATACTCTCAACCAGAATTACGGCCATGCTTCTTCCATAATGGTTGCTATCAGTGCACGTGGTTCTTCTTTTCCTAGTTGAAGACTCTATTATCCTTCCAGATTACACAAGCAATGAGGGCCACATACTGTATCAGAAGCCTATTTTGTTGAGAACCTTCGAATCTAGCCTCTATTGAGAACCTTGGAATCCCTTTCGCATGTCCGCAATTCAAATTTAACAACAATGATTAAGCAAACTAAGCTGAAGGAAGCACAAAAAATAATACATTGTATTTTAAGGATACTATAATGGTACTTATCTTGACATATAACCATAATTGTGTTTTCTAACATTTAACTGTGAGTAGTTTGGCAACGAAAgaactaaaaaaacattttatatattgGGCAGTTAGGCATATGTGAATTGTATATAAAAAGATATTTACTTAGAAAATTTGTCATATAAATATTGTTGACAAATGGCCATAAAAATAGCCTAAATGCCAGGtagtaaaaataatatgtagtGTAACCTGAGAAGCCGGCAACAAAatcatgcaaaaaaaattcagaataaaaaaggGCAACATTAAATACCTAGGATCATGGCTTTGGTTTTATTATCACTCAGACAAGAAAGCTATCTGACAAGTAAAATGCTGGATAAAAAGGTGAAACACAGTCTATCATGTCAAGCCAATCTTTGTGTAAAGTTTGCCACATATTGATTTTCTGAGCAAGGAATTTGCAATCCAAAAGAAATCAAGGACTGCTTTAACTATTCTCCTTGGTTTTCTGAAGCTCCCTTGGAAGTTCTTATCTACACATCTGTGCATGCCTTCAGAAGTCAAAACAGAAAGGATGATTGGTTCAATCATTTACTGAAAGTAAAAAATGGAAAGAATTAGaatactaacttttttttcaaaaagagcAAATTATTCCTTGAGCTAGCTTAGGCCTTCACTTACAGGTATTTATCCTTTTATGATTGAAGGCAGAAAAATGTATCACTGAAGCATATAAAAAACGGCTTACTCCATCTACAGATACAAATAGAgagaaattaatatttatttaatgtATGTATGTGCACGGACCAGATGATCACAACTGCAGCGCAAAATATGCAGAACATCACGGAAATAAAGCTAACCCAAGGCGCTGCAACCCAGTGCCAATCTGtccttaaaaatatttacaattaGAATAGAACAAAGACCCTATTAAACAAATCGAGGGTGTTACCGGACCAGCTCTAAGGAATAATCTCACCCTGACATATTAGTATTCTCAATATTGAATCACAACATGAGGAACAAAATAACATGATCAGTGATTTGCAATCAAGAAAACCAGTTATACGAATTAGGCGGAAAATGCACGAATCCACAATGCTAATATATATGATGGAAGAAAAACCATGGTCGGAGCTACTCTGGCTAGCCTCGACTGAAAAGTAAATATGAGATCACCTGCAAGTGAATATTTGAGAACTTTCATCTGTACTGCAGAAACCCACAAACTCATATATGTTCAACTTGATTTACAGCACATAATATATCATAGATTTTTTGAGtgcaaaatatgaatattactaTTTTGAACATATTTTGACCTGAGAAACTAAACTTCAACCAGAATTCATTTTCAATGGGCCTCGTATCACATTATTCTTTTGCCGGGCGGGGCCATCGTATAAATATGCTGAGGTTTACCTAAAACACCATTCCATTAGAAGCAATACAATTAGATGGGCATTTATACGCCTCATCCCATTGCACCGAATCACATTCAGCggtataattttaaaataaatccaGTTATATCCACATAGCAAAAAATACTTTGGAAGGCAAACATGTTCAGTCAGCTACCTTGTGACATAGAGAACTACTACTCTTGGTCTCCTTGGCTTCATTGACATACCCAAATGTTGCTTCATCACGAGGCAATTCCTACAGAAATGAAATGACGGTGCAACAAACGCAAATAAATCATTCACATGCTATCCCATCCAGGGCAATCTAAATTATATTTGCTAAAACCTCAACACAAGTGGGAGCACATGAATCCTACATCCAAGTAAAGGAAATGCAGAACTAACATTCAGAGTTTCACACGCTAGAATGTAACACCTACTAATTATTAATCAGTAACTAAAGAATGCACAGCTAATCTTTCCTGAACAGAACTAAGTGCATCTGCTGTGATGTATCATCGAGCTAAGATCCTGCTGGTGTAAAAATTAACCAAAAATCCACACCGCCCAGTTCCAACATATAAGCAAAATGTAGATTTTGTAAATTGTTGTAGTGCAAATCCCGATTTACAAGTAAACAACAggaaaatttagtttttttttttatcatgcacTAAACATTTGCTACAGGTGGCTGAATCATCTGAAATGAATTTTGCTACATTTGCCCTGGATCAGTAAAGAGCATGCCCTGTTATTCATCAGTCCTTCCCTAGCGCCGTTTAGAACTCTGAAAAAACGAATTTCGGCAGAGCATTTCAGAACAAAAATTTACCTAGCagttagaaagaaaaaagaaaattaaccaAAATTTCCCCCATAGCAGTCAAAACGTGCACACACATACATTAAAATGATCAAAGAGCGGCTCCTTGAAAAGATCGATCAGCCAGGCAGGCATCTGGTCTGATACATGATTACAGCAGCGAGATCAGATCGATCGAGAGCAGGAAGGATTTGTACGGTCACCTTGTGTTGATGTCTTGTGTTGATGTTGGAGTCGATGAAGAGATAGTCGAGGACGCGGATGATGGTGCCGGCGCGGATGGCGCGTGCCCTGATGAGGTGGGCCATGAACGCGACCAGCACCCTCGCTCTGACTTGGCTCCGTCGgagagcgccggcggcgggccgcACGTCGGTGACCTGCAGCACCAGCCGCAGCCCCTGCTCCATCGGCAACATCGCCGCCAGCGCGAcagctccaccaccgccaccatcaccaCTCCGTGCTCCCGATCGAACCTTCTGGAAGTTTCTCACCGACCTCCTCCTGGATCGATCGGTAGCGAGAGATTCTTGGAGACAGAGTGTaagtgagaggaggaggaatggAAGTGAAATACTCATATAGATTCCTCCCAACACAGCCACCGTCGGTACTGCCTCCAAATCCATCGATCCAGAAGAAGGGTAGagtgaggggagagaggagaagaagaaggaaggacGGCACCGGGCGCGggctccgacgccgccgccaggcGAGGAGCACGGGATGCGGCCGGCGCTCGTGCAGGCATGAGGTCGGGAAGAGGCCTGAGATAGGGAGGAGGGGCGCGACGACGGGTGGAGGACGGTCGACGACGGCCTGCGGCGGGGGGGAGCCACGCGTCGGTGAAGGCCAGCATCCCCCGCCGGCCAACCTCACCGCTTTCTCCATCGGCGttgtcctcttcctcctcccatgccGCCGTCCTCTCCCCTCATACCCTCCTCAATCTGACGCGGGGTCGGCTCGCGCAGATCGAGTCAGTGCAGATCGGGACACCTCGTCCCCTACCCGTCACCAGCTCCTTTCTACCCGCACCtgaccgccaccaccaccggtgtTGCCGCCATCCCCGACGCCGTCGAAAGGGGatagaggagggaggggagcacCGGAGCCGACTCAGACGCCGCCACGAGGGGAGGGGGATACCGGCGCCGgttacgccgccgccgcgaggggaGGGCGAAGAAGGGGGGAGCGGGGACC
The nucleotide sequence above comes from Oryza glaberrima chromosome 11, OglaRS2, whole genome shotgun sequence. Encoded proteins:
- the LOC127754875 gene encoding uncharacterized protein LOC127754875 isoform X2; its protein translation is MDLEAVPTVAVLGGIYMSISLPFLLLSLTLCLQESLATDRSRRRSVRNFQKVRSGARSGDGGGGGAVALAAMLPMEQGLRLVLQVTDVRPAAGALRRSQVRARVLVAFMAHLIRARAIRAGTIIRVLDYLFIDSNINTRHQHKELPRDEATFGYVNEAKETKSSSSLCHKME
- the LOC127754875 gene encoding uncharacterized protein LOC127754875 isoform X1, with the protein product MDLEAVPTVAVLGGIYMSISLPFLLLSLTLCLQESLATDRSRRRSVRNFQKVRSGARSGDGGGGGAVALAAMLPMEQGLRLVLQVTDVRPAAGALRRSQVRARVLVAFMAHLIRARAIRAGTIIRVLDYLFIDSNINTRHQHKELPRDEATFGYVNEAKETKSSSSLCHKVAD